CCCGGACGCGGTCTGCACGGCCGCGCTGGTGCTGCTGCCCGGCCTGGCGGTGGACCGCCGCGGCATCCGGCTGGGCCGCGGCGGCGGCTCCTACGACCGGGTGCTGGCCCGGCTGACCCGCCGTCAGGCCGCCCCGGTGCTGGCCACCCTGCTGTACGACGCCGAACTCCTCGACACCGTCCCGGCCGAGCCGCACGACCTGCCGGTGCACGCCACGGTCACCCCGTCCGGCGTGCACTGGCTCGACCGCTGAGAGGTCACCCGCTGGTCAGCACCAGCTTGTGCTTGGTGGCCTGCTCGACCGCCTCGGGCGACCAGGCCCAGGGCAGCAGTTCGCCCTTGACCCAGAGCGCGGTCTGGTCGTTGTAGTTGTCGTGGAAGGCGTGCCCCGAGGCGCCGCCGACGTTGATCCAGCGCGAGCCGTCGAAGTTGCTCAGGTCGACCACCATCCGCATCGAGGGCACCCAGTCCACCTGGTAGCCCACCGCCGCGTTCCAGCCCGCCGCGTTGACCGCCGCGGTGCCGCCGGAGAGCTGGTACGGGCCCCGGTTCAGCAGCTTGTGCACCAGCCCGGAGGCGACCGAGGAGTCGTCCTTGCCGAGGGTCTGCTCGGTGAGCGTCAGGGTGTGCAGCCGGCCCCAGCTCCAGGTCGAGATGTCCTTGGTGAGCTTGGCGGTCAGCTCCTGCCGGGCGTTCTTGAGCGACTCGGCGAGCAGCTTGCCCAGGCCCTGCTGGGACTGGTGGTTGGCGTCCTTGTACTCCCACCACGGGCTGTCCGGCTGGTCGAGCAGGGTGCGCACCACCTCGGTCCAGCGGTCCCCGCCGTCCGGCTGGGCCTGGCCCGGGTCGCGGGTACCGCAGACGGTGACCGGCGGCGCCGGGTTGAGGTCGTCGTCCGGCAGGGTGGAGTCGCGCTTCTGACGGACCAGCAGGCAGTCGCCCTCGGCCCGCAGCCCGGCCGGGAACTTCTGGCCGAAGGAGAGCGTAAGCAGCTGGCGCCAGACCGCGTTGTAGTAGGCGGCGGCCGCCGAGTCGGCGTCCTGGTGGAAGTTCCAGTCCCGCAGCAGGTCCTGGGCCTCGCGCACGTACGGGTCGTCGATCCGGACCTTGAGCAGCAGCGGCACCAGCGTCTTGGCCATCACGCTGGTGTTGTCCAGCTGCATCACCCGCATGTCGTCCGGGGAGATCTTGCCGTCGTTCTTCAGCCGGTCGGTGATCTGGGTGGTGATCTCCTTGGCCCGGGTGCCGTACTCCCAGTCCCTGGTCAGCAGGTACTTGTAGCTCGAGTCCACCACGGCCTGGTTGGCGGTCACGATGTAGCCGGCTGGCGGGTTGAAGCTGTACGGCAGCGACTTGAACGGGATCGGGTCGAGCTTCCCGGCGGCGTCGGTCTTCCAGCCGTACGAGGAGTCCCAGCCCGGCGCCGGGTAGCGGCCGTCGCCCTTGGTGCGCTGCGGGATCATGCCGGGGGCCTGGTAGCCGATGTTGTTCTTGGTGTCGGCGTAGATCAGGTTCTGCGCGGGGACCGCGAAGTCGGCGGCGGCGAGTCGGAAAGAGTCCCAATCACCGGCCCGGTCGAGCTTGAACACCGCGTCCATGGTCTTCGCCGGCATCAGCGCCGTCCACTGCAGGGCGACGCCGTAACCGGCGGCCCGGTCGGGGGCGTTGTCGGCGGGGGCGTGCTTGCCGACGTTCTGCTGCTCGGTGCTCTTGTCGGAGATCAGCGGGCCCCGGTCGGTGGTGCGCACCACGATGGTGCGGTCCTCACCGCCGGCCACCTTGATGGTCTCCTTGCGGGTCTCGAAGTTCTTCTGCCTGCCGTCCACCAGGTAGGTCTCCGGGCTGGTGACCTTCTCCAGGTAGAGGTCGGTCACGTCGGCGCCCAGGTTGGTGAAGCCCCAGGAGATGTTCTGGTTGTGGCCGATCACCACGCCCGGCATCCCGGCGAAGGTGTAGCCCGCGGCGTCGAACTGGCAGGCCGGGCCGACGCTGCGGCAGTGCAGGCCCATCTGGTACCAGACCGACGGCATGGCCGGGCCCAGGTGCGGGTCGTTGGCCATCAGCGGCAGGTGAGTGGTGGTGTACTGCCCGCCGACCACCCAGGAGTTGGAGCCGATGCCCTGCCCGGGGCGGCCCAGCAGCTGCGGCAGCGTCGCCATCCGGTCGGCCACGTCCTTGAGCAGCGCCTCGCTGCCGGCCCGGCCCTGGGTGCCGGCCCCCGCCGCGGGCACCGGCGTGGTGGTCCCGTCGGCCGGCAGGTAGCTGCCGTCGGCGCCGAGCTTGCCGGTCTTCACGATGGTGCCGTTGCGGTCGTACGGGTAGGCCGGGTAGAGCTGGTTGATCTTCTCCGGGCTGAAGTCCTGGGCCAGCAGCGAGCGGTCGATCTCCTCCTGCAGGTTGCCCGAGAGGTTCCAGGCCATCGCCTTGAGCCAGGAGACCGAGTCCACCGGGTCCCAGGCGTACGGCTTGTAGTCGCCGTTCACCGCGCCGAGCAGGGAGTACTCGAGCGAGGCCGAGCTGCCGCCGGGGTGCTCGGCCAGCCAGGCGTTCACGCCCGCGCTGTACGCCTGCAGGTACTTCTTGGTGTCCGGGGCGAGCAGCTGGTCGTACTCCTGCTGGGCCACCTGGCGCCAGCCCATGGTGCGCAGGAAGGAGTCGGTCTCGACCTGGCCGGAGCCGAACATCTCGGACAGCCGCCCGGCGGTGATGTGCCGTCGGACGTCCATCTCCCAGAACCGGTCCTGCGCCTGCACGTAGCCCTGGGCCCGGAACAGGTCCTCGGAGCTGTCGGCGTAGAGCTGCGGGATCCCGTTGCCGTCCCGCTTCACGTCCACCGGCGCGGTCATCCCGGGCACCTTGACGCTGCCCTCGATCACCGGGAAGGAGGACCGGACGGTCTGTACCGCGAAGAACCCGGCGCCCGCCGTACCCGCGACCAACAGCACGACCAGCACGAGCACGAACAGACGAGCGCGCCGGAACCTCTTCGAGCGGGGCATCTGGTTGAGTCCTTGGCTGGGAGACGGGCGGCCGTGACAGACCACCACATTAGGGCGCACCGGCCGAGCGGGCCGCACCCGGGGGCGCCCACGTCGGGTCAGGTGGACCCTACCGGGCCGAGCTGAGCGGCAGCTGGTCGACCAAAGGTAAAAGAACAAGTAAAATGTTAGACTCGGTAACGATTCCCGCAGACGGACCGTCAGGTCCCCTGGTGGATGCTGCCTTCAGACGCCCCATCAGCCCGCCCCCCTCACTGCGCCGAGGTGCCACTGCGTGACTGTCGACGACCTGAACCGCTTTCTGCTCGAAGCCGCCGTGGTCCTGCTGATCGCGGTGGTCGCGGTGCGCATCTCGACCCGCTCCGGCCTCCCCAGCCTGCTGATCTACCTCGGCATCGGCGTGGCACTCGGCCAGAACGGTCTGGGCATCCGGTTCGACAACGCCGAACTGACCCAGGTGCTCGGCTACACGGCACTGGTGGTGATCCTCACCGAGGGTGGCCTGAAGACCAGTTGGCGATCGATCAAACCCGTGATGCCGGCCGCCACCGTGCTGGCCACCGCGGGCGTCGCGGTCAGCGTCGCGGTCACCGCGGTCGGCGCGCACTACCTGGCCGACTTCGACTGGCGCACCTCGCTGCTGCTCGGCGCGATCGTCTCCTCCACCGACGCGGCCGCGGTCTTCTCGGTGCTGCGCACCGTCCCGCTGCCGTCCCGGCTGAACGGTCTGCTGGAGGCCGAGTCCGGCTTCAACGACGCACCCGTGGTGATCCTGGTGCTGGCCTTCGCCACCAGCGGCCCGCTGGACTCCTGGTACGTCCTGGTCGGCACGATCATCGCCGAGCTGGCGATCGGCGCGGCGGTCGGCCTGGCGGTCGGCAAGCTCGGCGCGTACGCCGTCCGGCACATGGCGCTGCCCTCCTCCGGCCTGTACCCGATCGCCGTGATGTCGCTGGCGGTCGGCGCGTACGCGGGCGGCGCGCTGCTGCACGGCTCCGGCTTCCTCGCGGTCTACGTCGCCTCGCTGGTGCTCGGCAACTCCAAGCTCCCGCACGGCCCGGCGGTCCGCGGCTTCGCGGACGGGCTGGCCTGGATCGGGCAGATCGGCATGTTCGTGGTGCTCGGCCTGCTCTGCACGCCCGTCAGCATGGGCAGCGCGGTGGTCCCCGCGCTGGTGATCGGCACCGTGCTGGTCTTCCTGGCCCGGCCCGCCTCGGTGCTGCTGACCATGACGCCGTTCCGGCTGCCCTGGCGCGAGCAGGCGCTGCTCAGCTGGGCCGGGCTGCGCGGGGCGGTGCCCATCGTGCTGGCCACCATCCCGCTGGTCGCGCACGCCGCGCTGGCCCGCGAGGTGTTCAACATCGTCTTCATACTGGTGGTGGTCTTCACCCTGCTCCAGGGCCCCACCCTGCCGCTGGTCGCCAAGTGGCTGCGGATCTCCGAGGGCTCGCTCGGCCAGGACCTCGGGATCGAGTCCGCCCCGCTGGAGCGCCTGCACGGCCAACTGCTCTCGGTCTCGCTCTCGGCCGGCTCCCGGATGGCCGGGGTGGAGATCAGCGAACTCCGGCTGCCCGCCGGGGCCGCCGTCACCCTGGTGGTCCGCGACGGCAGCAGCTTCGTCCCCGACCGCACCACCGTGCTCCGGCCGCTCGACGAACTCCTGGTGGTCACCACCGAGGAGGTCAGCGAGGCCGCCGAGCGCCGGCTGCGCGCGGTCGACCAGGGCGGAAAGCTGGCGGGGTGGCTGCGCGGGCGGTAGTCCGTGTGTTTTGCGCGACGTTCACCTTCGCTTCGCTGGGCGAGTCGCGGTCCAACCCGTAAGATGACGGATAAAGCTTTGGTATCAACTGACACACCCGCAACATCTGCCTGATGCAGAGTTGGCGCGACCGCTCGGCGGCCGCGGTCCGCAGCAGATCCTGCCCTCTGGCCCCCGCTTCCACGACGGCCAGCCGGACCCGGTATCACCCCGGTCGACGCGCGAGAGGACGACTCTCGGCGCCGTCGGGGTCCACCCAACCCCGTCCGCGCTACCAGGCAGCGGAAAGAACCCACCGTGGCGGCCCGCCGAACGGTCGACAACCCCACCCGCGTCGGGTACGGAGCACTGCTCCGCACCCCCGGTGCCTGGACGTTCCTGGCACCCGCATTCGCGGCCCGGCTCCCCTACGCCATGCTCAGTCTGGGCATCGTGCTGCTGGTGCTGGACACCCATGGCTCCTACGGCACCGCCGGTCTGGTCGCGGCGGTCTCCGCCGTCGCCCAGGCCCTGATCGGTCCGCAGACCGGCCGGCTGGCCGACCGGTACGGGCAGTCCGCCGTGCTGCTGCCGAGCGTCGTGGTGCACGCCGTCTCAGTCGGCGCGCTGATCGCGCTGGCCGTCGGCCACGCGCCGGTCTGGACGCTCTTCCTGGCCGCCGCGCCCGCCGGGGCCAGCGTCCCGCAGATCGGCGCGATGGTCCGGGCCCGCTGGGTCTCCCGGCTCTCCGACTCCCCGGCCACGCTGAACACGGCCTTCGCCTTCGAGTCGGTCACCGACGAGTTCACCTTCGTGATCGGCCCGGTGCTGGCCGGCGCGATCGCCACCACGCTCAACCCCTCGGCCGGACTGATCGCCGAGGCCGTCCTCACCGTGGCCGGCGGCCTGGCCTTCGCCGCCCAGCGCTCCACCGCCCCCGCCCGCCACCCCGGCACCGCCGGGGTCAAGCGCGCCTCGGCCCTCGCCTCCCCCGGCGTCCGGCTGCTCGCGGTCTCCTTCCTCGGCGTCGGCACCGTCTTCGGGGCCATGCAGGTCTCGATCACCGCCTTCACCCGGAGCGCCGGCCAGGAGGGCATGAGCGGCATCGTCTACGGCGTCTTCGCCGGCGGCTCGATGCTGGCCGGCGTGCTGTACGGGCTGATCGCCTGGCGGAACTCCGCCCGGCAGCGGATGCTCGGCTGCTACGCCCTGCTGGTGCTCGGCTGCTCCACCCTGTGGGCGATGCCCAACCTGACCGCGCTGGCGGTCGCCGGACTGTTCTGCGGCCTGGCCATCGCCCCCACCCTGATCACCGGCTACACCCTGGTCGAGAGCCTGGTCGCGGACGGTGCCAAGACCGAGGCCTTCACCTGGCTCACCGGCGCCATCGGCCTGGGCCTGGCGGCGGGTTCCACGGTGGCCGGCGTGCTGATCGACGGCCACGGCGCCTCGGGCGGGTTCCTGGTGCCGGTGGTGGGCTCCGGGCTCGGCCTGGTCGCCCTGCTGACGCTGCGCCGGCTGCTGGTCCCGCCGAGCACGCCGAGCCGCACCGTGGCCCGGGGTGGAACCGTGGGTGCCGGGCAGGCGTCCGTTCTCACACCTGCGGCGCTGGACTGATTCCACGGAATGCCGCATCATTGAGGATCGTTAGCACTCATCAGGCGAGAGTGCCAGGGGGAAGTGCAGGAGGAAGCCAAGTGCCCACGTACCAGTACCAGTGCACCGAGTGCGGGACCGGCTTGGAGGCGGTGCAGAAGTTCACCGACGACGCGCTGACCACGTGCCCCGAGTGCCAGGGGCGCCTCCGCAAGGTCTTCTCCGCGGTGGGTGTGGTCTTCAAGGGCTCGGGCTTCTACCGGACCGACAGCCGCTCGTCGTCCAGCAGCTCGGTGAGCTCCTCGACCTCGTCGTCCTCCTCGGCTCCGGCCGCGTCGGCGCCCGCTCCGGCGGCCTCGACCAGCTCCTCGTCCTCGACGTCGAGCTCGGCTCCGGCTTCGACCAGCTGACCCGCGTCTTTCCGGACGGCCCGGCCCCGCACCTCGGTGCGCGGCCGGGCCGTCCGGCTTTTCCACAGCCCTGTGGGTGACCCGCTTCGTCCACAGGGCCGGGTTTTCCACAGGGTTGTGCCTCGTCCCGCCACCGCCCCCGGCCCGGCCGCACGCTGATCCCCGCGACGTTCCCCCGACGTCGCGTCCCGATCGGAGGCGGTGCCCCATGACCACCCTGCACACCCGCACCACGGTCCCCCGCGCGACCTCCTCGGTCCCGCCCCGCCAGGTGGTCCCGGTCTTCCCACCGATCCGCCGCGGCTCCGGCGGCCGGCACCGCCTCCAGCGAGCCGTCCGCCATCGCCCCGGCCTGCTGGCCACCAGCCTGCTGGCCGCGGCCACCGCCCTCGCCGCGAGCCAGCTCCGGCCCGGCTCACCACCCCCGGCCTCGGCTCCGGCCGTGGCCGCCGAGGCCGTCACCGCACCCCGCTGCCCCGGCACGGCGCCGCCCTCGTAGCCGGCGGAGCGTCAACACCGCGCCACGAAGATCACCCGTGACCGATCCGGCCCGGCCTCGTTCAGCGCGGCATGAAGGGCTTCAAGGAATTCCTGCTCCGCGGCAATGTCATCGACCTGGCCGTCGCCGTCGTCATCGGCGCGGCTTTCACCAAGGTCATCAACGCCTTCGTCGACGGCGTCATCAGCCCGCTGGTCGGGGTGTTCGGCACCAAGGACCTGGCGTCCTACTCGTCCTGCCTCAAGGGCCCCTGCGAGGTGGACGCCGACGGGAAGGTCACCTCCGGCATCTTCATCCTGTGGGGCTCGGTGCTCAGCGCCGTGCTCACCTTCGTGATCACCGCGGCGGTGGTCTACTTCGTGCTGATCGTCCCGATGAAGCACCTGATGGCCAAGCGCAAGTCCCCCGTCGAGGAGGCCGCCGAGGCGGAGGCCAAGGAGGTCGAACTGCTCACCGAGATCCGCGACGCCCTGGTCCGCCAGCGCTGACCCACCCGGTCCGCCCGTACCCGGCCGCC
This genomic interval from Kitasatospora gansuensis contains the following:
- a CDS encoding penicillin acylase family protein — encoded protein: MPRSKRFRRARLFVLVLVVLLVAGTAGAGFFAVQTVRSSFPVIEGSVKVPGMTAPVDVKRDGNGIPQLYADSSEDLFRAQGYVQAQDRFWEMDVRRHITAGRLSEMFGSGQVETDSFLRTMGWRQVAQQEYDQLLAPDTKKYLQAYSAGVNAWLAEHPGGSSASLEYSLLGAVNGDYKPYAWDPVDSVSWLKAMAWNLSGNLQEEIDRSLLAQDFSPEKINQLYPAYPYDRNGTIVKTGKLGADGSYLPADGTTTPVPAAGAGTQGRAGSEALLKDVADRMATLPQLLGRPGQGIGSNSWVVGGQYTTTHLPLMANDPHLGPAMPSVWYQMGLHCRSVGPACQFDAAGYTFAGMPGVVIGHNQNISWGFTNLGADVTDLYLEKVTSPETYLVDGRQKNFETRKETIKVAGGEDRTIVVRTTDRGPLISDKSTEQQNVGKHAPADNAPDRAAGYGVALQWTALMPAKTMDAVFKLDRAGDWDSFRLAAADFAVPAQNLIYADTKNNIGYQAPGMIPQRTKGDGRYPAPGWDSSYGWKTDAAGKLDPIPFKSLPYSFNPPAGYIVTANQAVVDSSYKYLLTRDWEYGTRAKEITTQITDRLKNDGKISPDDMRVMQLDNTSVMAKTLVPLLLKVRIDDPYVREAQDLLRDWNFHQDADSAAAAYYNAVWRQLLTLSFGQKFPAGLRAEGDCLLVRQKRDSTLPDDDLNPAPPVTVCGTRDPGQAQPDGGDRWTEVVRTLLDQPDSPWWEYKDANHQSQQGLGKLLAESLKNARQELTAKLTKDISTWSWGRLHTLTLTEQTLGKDDSSVASGLVHKLLNRGPYQLSGGTAAVNAAGWNAAVGYQVDWVPSMRMVVDLSNFDGSRWINVGGASGHAFHDNYNDQTALWVKGELLPWAWSPEAVEQATKHKLVLTSG
- a CDS encoding potassium/proton antiporter; translation: MTVDDLNRFLLEAAVVLLIAVVAVRISTRSGLPSLLIYLGIGVALGQNGLGIRFDNAELTQVLGYTALVVILTEGGLKTSWRSIKPVMPAATVLATAGVAVSVAVTAVGAHYLADFDWRTSLLLGAIVSSTDAAAVFSVLRTVPLPSRLNGLLEAESGFNDAPVVILVLAFATSGPLDSWYVLVGTIIAELAIGAAVGLAVGKLGAYAVRHMALPSSGLYPIAVMSLAVGAYAGGALLHGSGFLAVYVASLVLGNSKLPHGPAVRGFADGLAWIGQIGMFVVLGLLCTPVSMGSAVVPALVIGTVLVFLARPASVLLTMTPFRLPWREQALLSWAGLRGAVPIVLATIPLVAHAALAREVFNIVFILVVVFTLLQGPTLPLVAKWLRISEGSLGQDLGIESAPLERLHGQLLSVSLSAGSRMAGVEISELRLPAGAAVTLVVRDGSSFVPDRTTVLRPLDELLVVTTEEVSEAAERRLRAVDQGGKLAGWLRGR
- a CDS encoding MFS transporter; amino-acid sequence: MAARRTVDNPTRVGYGALLRTPGAWTFLAPAFAARLPYAMLSLGIVLLVLDTHGSYGTAGLVAAVSAVAQALIGPQTGRLADRYGQSAVLLPSVVVHAVSVGALIALAVGHAPVWTLFLAAAPAGASVPQIGAMVRARWVSRLSDSPATLNTAFAFESVTDEFTFVIGPVLAGAIATTLNPSAGLIAEAVLTVAGGLAFAAQRSTAPARHPGTAGVKRASALASPGVRLLAVSFLGVGTVFGAMQVSITAFTRSAGQEGMSGIVYGVFAGGSMLAGVLYGLIAWRNSARQRMLGCYALLVLGCSTLWAMPNLTALAVAGLFCGLAIAPTLITGYTLVESLVADGAKTEAFTWLTGAIGLGLAAGSTVAGVLIDGHGASGGFLVPVVGSGLGLVALLTLRRLLVPPSTPSRTVARGGTVGAGQASVLTPAALD
- a CDS encoding FmdB family zinc ribbon protein, whose product is MPTYQYQCTECGTGLEAVQKFTDDALTTCPECQGRLRKVFSAVGVVFKGSGFYRTDSRSSSSSSVSSSTSSSSSAPAASAPAPAASTSSSSSTSSSAPASTS
- the mscL gene encoding large conductance mechanosensitive channel protein MscL, which translates into the protein MKGFKEFLLRGNVIDLAVAVVIGAAFTKVINAFVDGVISPLVGVFGTKDLASYSSCLKGPCEVDADGKVTSGIFILWGSVLSAVLTFVITAAVVYFVLIVPMKHLMAKRKSPVEEAAEAEAKEVELLTEIRDALVRQR